A single region of the Streptomyces sp. NBC_01803 genome encodes:
- a CDS encoding HAD family hydrolase has translation MRELIGNASCVLFDFDGPVCHLFAVRSAESIAHRLRDLAAELSISTLLTAELRTSPDPHQVLRGIARRRPGAAVLQRLEATLTGEEVSAAATAHPTPYAAALIAALSTRGRQVAIATNNSPLAAETYLRRHKLSGYVGGRVHGRTGDVALLKPHPDSLLRALASTRTPAHRALMIGDSVADLAAATAARVPFIGYAPEDSAADQLSDAGASYVVRSLEQVLTALIAPSFG, from the coding sequence ATGAGGGAACTCATCGGTAACGCCAGCTGTGTTCTCTTCGACTTCGACGGCCCCGTATGCCATCTCTTCGCCGTCAGGTCCGCTGAGTCCATCGCGCACCGGCTGCGCGACCTGGCGGCGGAGCTGTCGATATCGACCCTGCTGACCGCCGAGTTACGCACCTCGCCCGACCCACATCAGGTGCTGCGCGGCATCGCCCGGCGCCGGCCGGGAGCGGCGGTCCTGCAGCGGCTGGAGGCCACGCTGACCGGCGAGGAGGTGTCGGCCGCGGCCACGGCCCACCCGACGCCGTACGCCGCCGCGTTGATCGCGGCCCTGTCCACGCGGGGCCGGCAGGTCGCCATCGCCACCAACAACTCGCCGCTGGCCGCCGAGACATACCTGCGCCGGCACAAGCTGTCCGGCTACGTGGGCGGCCGGGTCCACGGCAGGACCGGCGACGTCGCGCTGCTCAAACCGCACCCCGACTCGTTGCTGCGCGCCCTGGCCTCGACCCGGACGCCCGCGCACCGCGCGCTGATGATCGGGGACAGCGTCGCCGACCTGGCGGCGGCGACGGCGGCCCGCGTGCCGTTCATCGGCTACGCGCCCGAGGACTCGGCGGCGGATCAGCTCTCCGACGCGGGCGCGTCGTATGTCGTGCGCTCCCTCGAACAGGTGCTCACGGCGCTCATCGCCCCCTCCTTCGGGTGA
- a CDS encoding aminoglycoside phosphotransferase family protein, with amino-acid sequence MSQPLPALRGHHRIWQVLRAEGELASLGRLKVGRPRPGAHRFDPRCFDNEEDLLIELALLGVERIAPVYRVGPGDIRVHGYIEGEPLSVPRPPGTALTDSELDELTAMFGRLATVSPAALALMHRCPVGLRPRTGRDFLRGLVRFTRRRVYAVHRPALGGLFAALRVDPAVLAPTGPLAREAALLTDRPFCLLHADLHRDNLIVAESDGGLCVIDWELALIGDPVYDLATHLHLMRYPPEQEREVLARWARAVDESLPGAAAGLSRDLPRYLAYKRVQSVFTDVIRQAYQVRSTPSAELPAQLARTGEVVSTVLGRAAHVLGLRRVPGPRAVEAVYAAFSAAPIPATRARSAAPAPPSAAPSPAAPAATRRAGPSAALPRGRSGGG; translated from the coding sequence ATGAGCCAACCGCTGCCCGCTCTGCGCGGGCACCACCGCATCTGGCAGGTCCTGCGCGCGGAGGGGGAGCTGGCGTCCCTGGGACGGCTGAAGGTCGGCCGTCCACGGCCCGGAGCACACCGCTTCGACCCGCGCTGTTTCGACAACGAGGAAGACCTCCTCATCGAACTCGCCCTGCTGGGCGTGGAACGGATCGCCCCGGTGTACCGCGTCGGTCCCGGGGACATACGGGTGCACGGCTACATCGAGGGCGAGCCGCTGTCCGTGCCCCGGCCGCCGGGCACCGCGCTCACCGACTCCGAACTCGACGAGCTCACCGCGATGTTCGGGCGCCTGGCCACCGTGTCCCCGGCCGCGCTGGCCCTGATGCACCGCTGCCCGGTGGGCCTGCGGCCCCGCACCGGCCGGGACTTCCTGCGCGGCCTGGTCCGTTTCACCCGCCGCCGCGTGTACGCCGTGCACCGCCCGGCCCTGGGCGGGCTGTTCGCCGCGCTGCGGGTCGACCCGGCGGTGCTGGCCCCGACCGGACCGCTGGCCAGGGAGGCCGCGCTGCTGACGGACCGGCCCTTCTGCCTGCTCCATGCCGACCTGCACCGCGACAACCTCATCGTGGCCGAGTCCGACGGCGGGCTGTGCGTGATCGACTGGGAGCTGGCGCTGATCGGGGACCCGGTCTACGACCTGGCCACCCACCTGCACCTGATGCGGTACCCGCCCGAGCAGGAACGCGAGGTGCTGGCCCGGTGGGCCCGGGCGGTGGACGAGTCCCTGCCAGGGGCGGCGGCCGGGCTATCGCGCGACCTGCCGCGCTATCTGGCGTACAAGCGCGTCCAGTCGGTGTTCACCGACGTCATCCGGCAGGCGTACCAGGTGCGTTCGACGCCGTCCGCCGAGCTGCCCGCGCAACTGGCCCGTACCGGCGAGGTGGTGAGCACCGTGCTGGGACGGGCCGCGCACGTGCTCGGGCTGCGCCGGGTGCCCGGCCCGCGTGCTGTCGAGGCCGTCTACGCGGCGTTCAGCGCCGCGCCGATTCCCGCGACGCGGGCGCGGAGTGCCGCTCCGGCTCCACCTTCGGCAGCACCCTCGCCAGCGGCGCCGGCAGCCACCAGGCGCGCGGGCCCATCAGCCGCATTGCCGCGGGGGCGATCAGGCGGCGGATGA